Part of the Candidatus Methanomethylicota archaeon genome, TTTGGCTGAGGCTTTAATGGGGTTTGGTTACACTTTTGATTTTAATAGGGTTTTATCTGCCCATAAATCTTCTAGGAGGATTTGTGATGCTGTTAGAGAGTCTTATTTCATAGAAGTTCCATTGGATTTGGAGTTGAAGGTTTTCTTATCACTTTTGGATGTTTATGAGCGTGGTCAAAATTTTATGGCTTCTCTTAGGAATGCTTATATGCGTCCACTATTCAATTTGACTTTAACGGTTGATGGTGCATATAGCTTCCTTAAAAACGTGAGGGGTATGGGTTTTATGGTAGGATTGATTTCAAACGTTTATACTGATTTGGAGGTTTTTGATGTTTTGAAGAGGTATGGTTTATATGATTTCTTCGACTCGATGATTCTCTCATATATTGTTGGTTTCAGGAAGCCTAAACCTGAGATCTTCAAGTTTGCATTGAATTCGCTTCATGTAAATCCAGATGAGGCTGTAATGGTTGGTGATGATTATAATGCTGATATTATGGGTGCATTGAATATTGGTATGAAGGCCATATGGTTTACCAACGATCATAGCGTTGAATATCCGTTTAAAGCTGACAACTTTAACTCAATATTAAACATTATTGTCAATTTTTCACGTAACCACCATTCACTGCCTCCTAGTTAAAGTTTCCCGTAGTATTAGCATTGGTATTGCAAATATTAATCTCATTGCGGAGTTTAGCATCATAGTTTCTCTAAGCCCTATTTGTATGGCTATCTCCCCACCCACATATTGCCCTATGGCTTGTGAGAATCCTGTGACTGTATTGTATAATGCTATTAGTGTTGCTCTACTACGCTTCTTTGGCGTTACATCTAGTAGGTATATCCATGGGATAATGTTGATTGATGATCCCAATATGCTTCCAATGGTATTTAATATTAGTAGCTGAATGTAGTTTTGGCTTATGGCATATGCTAATGACCATATGGATGTTGATGCACATGCCAATACGATTAGCTTCCTCCTCCCATACCTATCTGCCAGCTTCCCCCATACTGGCATCATTATCATTTGCCCAAAACTCCCTGCCACTGATATTATTGCTATCTCCGTTTTTGATAGGTTGAATACTTTAACTTGCATTAGTGAGAATAGAGGCCATGATATTGACATTACCCCCCACCATATAGTGCTTAAAGCTAGATATATCTTGTAATCTCTCGTTACATCCATTTTCCATGAAGTTTTTTCGCCGCCAACTTCTGATTCAACGTTTTCCCTTATGGTTAGTATTGGTATTACTGCTATTGCCGTGAACACTACTGATGCCATTAACGCTGAAATGTATCCATAAGCATCTATCAGTGATCCTACAATTGTAACTGCGACTATTGCTCCCATTCCACCTACAAATTCCATTGACCCTATCATGCTACCCCTCCCAGATTTTACTGTTATGTCCCCTAATAATGCTTGTAGGCATGTGTATGCTCCACTCCACATGATCCAAAGTATTGCTGATGCCAATAGGTATTGTGGGAATGATTTTAATGTGAATGTTAATGCGATGATTATTCCTGCTCCAAGTTCACCTATAGCTATGAAATACTTCCTAACATTCTTCTTGTCACTTATACGTCCCCATATTGGTTGTGTTAATTGTGTTAGTATTGTGGATATGGCTCCAACTATTCCAAATTCATCTGATTTTAATCCTATAACTTCAGCTGCGTAAACTCCATTGTAGCTCATCCCTATGTTCATTGTTGCTCTGCTGAAGAAGTTGTATATCATTAATGCTTTCTGATTTTTTGCTGAATCGCTCTTCAAGCCCCCTCCCCTCAATAGTATGTTCAATTGTTTTGCTCATTATTCTTGTAAACTTCACTATATAGTTTGTGTGAAAAGTTTATCTCACAATTATCGATATTTGTTCAGTTGTGTTTTCATTAATTTTAGAATTTGTTTAAAAAAATGGGGGTGTTTATGGTTGAATTCCCATTACTTTAGAATTCAGTTACACCAGTGAATAGGAATTTCCTTATCTTTAGTGGTGGTACTACTACGCTGTTGTTTATTCCACCCAAAACTTTTACTTCCTTCCCTATTAGGTCTATGTTTCCATAGGCTTTTAGCATACTATCTGTGAATCTGAGATTTTTCACTGGATACTTTATTTCCCCATTTTCAATGTACCATGTTCCATTCCTAGTCATTCCAGTTATAGTTATGGTTTTTGCATGTACTGTTCTGACGTAGTGGAAGTATGTGACTAGAATCCCCCTCTTAGTCTCCTTTATCATCTCCTCTTTTGTTGCATCTCCCGGTTTTATGAACATGTGTGATGGCATTGGTGCAAATCTCCCTGAATGTCCTGTGGACTTCTTCCCCTCCTTATGTGCTGTGAAGCTGTCGTATACAAGTCCCTTTGGTACTCCATCTTCCACCAGTATTACCTTCTTTTTAGGAACCCCCTCTGCATCGAATGGTACTGCCATCCCCCTCTTATCTGTCCCATCATCCCATAATGTGAAATTCTCACTCATAACCTTCTTTCCCATAACATCATTCATGAAGCTCATTCCATTTTGGTAGGCTTCTGCACTGAATCCTTGTGCTGTGTATGCTAGAGCTGTTTGCACCGCATATGGTTCCAATATTACTTCGTATTCACCTGGTTCTAGTGTTTTTGGGTTTAAGCTTTTTACAGCTCTCTCTGCTGCTTCCACCCCTAAAGCTTCTGGGTTTAAGTTTCTCACGTTTCTGGATATGTCTTCGCTATATCCAAATCCTTCAGAATCTCCCTCCTTAGCTATTACGGTTACATTTACATCTGCTGCTGTTAGTTTTGTGTATGCGTTTATTCCAAGTGAATTTACTATGCAGTATTCATTGGCTGTTGTGGTTAATGCTCCTGAAACTGAATCCACTTTACTTGATAATGAGTGTGCTGAATCTATTATCCCCTTAACTATTTCAGCTCTCCTCTTTGCTGTGCATTCCGCTGTTTCCCTAACATATAATCCTGTTATTCTTGGTATTGGTTCAGGTTCTGGTAGACTTACAAAATCTGGGTTTTCCTCAGATATCTTTGCAAGTTTTATCCCCGTTTGAACTAGATTAGTTATGGCTTCATCAGTTATTTCATTTGCAGTTACACTGCTAATCCTCTTACCAATCACGGTCTTCAATATTATGTTTACCGTTTTCTCTCCAACGTTTTGATGGATTACGGAATTTGCGAATCTAGTTAGGTAGCTGGTGCTGTTTATCAATGTTACTTCTGCTTGTGTGGCACCAGCTTTTAATGCTTCATTGAGAACTTTACTTGCTATTTCTAGGCATGCATCCTTACCCAAAATCATGTCCTAACACCTCCAAACACCCTTATATTCTTAAATCTTGCTGGGGCTGTTCCATGCCCCACATACATCATTTGGCCGGGTTGACCTTTACCACAGTTTGGTGTACCATACATCTTCCAATACTTCTTATTGCATATTGCATCACAATTCCTCCAAAACTCATATGTTATCCCTGTGTAAACGGCATTTTTGACCAGCTCCTTCATCTCCCCATTCTCTATTATGTATGCTATTTGTGTTCCGAACTGGAAGTTTAACCTTTTGTCATCTATGCTCCAGCTTCTATTGGTTTCCATGTATATGCCATGCTTTGTTTCTCTTACGAGTTCTTCGAAGTCCCAGTCTCCAGGCTCCAAGTTTATGTTGGTCATTCTCACTATTGGTATCCTATTCCAGCCTGATGCCCTTGCAGCTCCAGTGCTTTCCAATCCAAGTTCCCCGGCCGAAGTCCTATCACTTAGATAGTTTACGAATATCCCATTCTTTATTAGGTATACCCTCTGTGCTGGGACTCCCTCATCATCATATCCAAAGGTCCCCAACCCTCCTGGTACAGTTGCATCTGCAACCAAGTTTACTATATCGCTTCCATATCTGAATTTACCAAGTTTATCTGGGGTTAGGAAGCTTGTTCCAGCATATGCTGCTTCTGCTCCTAGAGCTCTATCCAGTTCTGTTGGGTGTCCGCAAGATTCATGTATTTGTAGTGCAAGTTGGCTTCCACCTATTATGACATCTGTAATCATTGATGGGCAGTTTTTGGCCTGCAAAAGTTTTACTGCTTCAACAGCACTTTCCCTTGCCCTTTCAGGTAGGTTTATTGCTTCTATTATTTCGTATCCTCCAGTGTTGTAGTTTCTTCCATCAAAGGATCTATCTTGCATATCTCCATACCCTATTGCCACCGCTGTTTGTGATGCTCCGCACCATGTTATTTCTTGGATTATATATGCCCCCTCACTGCTTGCAAATATCTTATTCTCCCTTCTAGCTTGCATGGTTGATGATGCAACTCTTATCTCCTTTCCAACAGCCATTGCCTCCTTATCGCTTTCAATTAGGAGTTTTATCTTTTCCTCTATTGGAACTTTGAATGGATCCTTCTGGTATGGTGTTTTATAACTGTCTTTTACAGGCTTTACTGGAGCCAATTTAACATCCTTCTTCTTGACCATTGCACTGGCTTTAGCTATCTTCAATGCCTCTTTAGCAACTTTTTCAGCTTCTGTTGGTGTAACTTCATAGTTGCTGGAGAATCCCCATGCACCTTTGTATAGTACTCTAATACCCATCCCCCTACTTTTTCCAACGACTAGATTTCTCACTTTAGCATTTCTTGTAACAATGTTTTCTGTGGTTATTTCCACAATTCTAATGTCTGCGTATGTTGCACCGCCTTTTAATGCCGTGTCCAGCGCTCTTTGTATTACATCTTCCATCATGTTTCACCTTAAATAATGTATTATTGAATTTATGTTGTGAATAGTAAATAAATTTAACCATTGGAAATTTGTTCCTTGTTGGTGAAGATGTTTTTGCCGATTACATTGTATTCAACTTTAATGAATTTTTTTATTATGTAAAACTGTAATTGCATGTTTGTATATGAAAATTAATTTATACCATTGATTGTTTTCATCAATTTGGAGGGGTTATTTCTCGGGTTGGGCGATGTGGTTTGTCGTTTAAGAACGTTGTTAAATTCCTTTTAGGGCCAATCTTATTCATAGTTTCAATCATACTTCCACCTCTCCCAATGGTTTCTGAGGCTGCTGGAATTGTTCATGCACCTATCTCAAATGCACCTCAAGTGGCTTTGGCTGTGATGATATGGATTGCATCTTGGTGGGTTTTTGAAGTTGTTCCATTGGGTGTAACTGCTCTATTGGCTCCAATAATCTTCTCCACTCTTGGTTTTGTTTCATGGCAGGATTCACTTACATCATTCATGGATCCAATAATATGGGTCTTTATAGGTGGTTTTGCCATAGCTAGTGCCTTCCAAATTTGGGGTTTGAATAAGAGGATTGCATTCAATTTATCCACAATTTATAGGGGTAGTAATCCAATGTTTGCAGCATTCTTTATAGCCTGTCTCCCAGCATTCATATTGACCATTACTGGCTCCATCACTGCATCTACCACAATAGTTTATCCGATAGCTATGGCATACCTATCTTCCATAGGTTTTATGAAGGGGAGCTCCTTTGCTGAAGCCACCATGCTATCCCTTGCTCAAGCATCCACTGCTGGTGCAATGCTATTCCTAATAAGTACTCCACCAAACCTTGTGGCTAAGAAGGTTATTGAATCTTGCTGCCCAAATGTAACTATAACATTCCTCGATTGGTTTATTGTTGGTGGTATTCAAGCTTTCATTGGTTTAATTGTAAGTTGGATTTTAACCTTCAAGTTGATTGGAATTGAGGTTTCTGAAATAAATTTGAGTAGAGCTTCCATTGAGGATAAAGTTAAATCGCTAGGTCCCATGTCCACTGGGGAGAAGATGGTTTTACTGGTATTTCTAATAACGTTATCTCTTTGGCTTACACCAGGAATCTTAATGATGATATCAAACTTCTATCCACAATACGGTTATGTGGCTGGATTAATTAAGAATGTTCTTCCAGAAGCTCTTCCATCAATATTGGCAGTATTCTTGCTATGTTTATTGAGGGTTAATGGTAGACCCCTACTCACTTGGGATGATTTTGAAACTGGTGTTGATTGGAATGTGATATTCCTCTTTGGTGGTGGGATTGCCATGAGTAAAGCCTTAACTGGTAGCGGATTCTCTGAGTGGATGGCATTGATAATGTCCAGTTCACAATTTGAGTGGGCTAGGAGTGTTTGGGGTGTTTCAGCTTTAAGCGCAATACTATCATTCCTAATCACTTACCCTGCCTCCAACACTGCAGCTGCACTTATAGCATGCCCCTTAGCGGCAACTATAGCTCAAAGTGTTGGTGTCAACCCAATACCCGCTGTTTTGTCAGCTGCTCTTGCCGCTTCCATTTCAAGTGCTCTACCAAGCACGACGCCTCCAATGGCGATAGTTTATGGTTCTGGTTATGTTAGGTTGTGGAGTATGTTTAAGGTTGGAATGATATCAGATATAGTTAGGCTTATTATCTTGATAATTTTGGAGCCTTACCTTGTGAATGTGATGTTGGCTTTGAAGGGTTTGGCTTAAAAGCTTATTTACTATTCCAATAATATTACTTTTGGGCGAATTGTCAATGGGTGCATATGATGTGATTGTGGTTGGAGCTGGAACTGCAGGTTGCTATGCTTCATACCTTCTTGGTAAGGGTGGATTGAAGGTTGCATTGCTTGAGAGGAAGGGGTTTAATGATATTGGGTATAAGGTTTGTGGTGATGCTATTGGAAAGCATCATTTCGACAATTTAAGTTTAAGTTACCCTTCTGGGGAGGAGTTGGATTGTATTTTCAGTGGTGTTAAGATATATTCTCCTGATGAGGAGCACTCGATAATTGTTCCAGGTGAAGGGTTTGGCGTTAATAGGAAGGCTTTTGGTAGGAGGCTTTTGAATATGGCTTTGGATGTGGGTGTGGATTTATTTTCATCCTTCCATGTTTCAAAACCGTTGGTTGAAGGTGGATTTGTGGTTGGGGTTGAGGGGGTGGATCGTGAAGGTCATACTGTTCAAATTAAATCCAGTGTGGTGATAGATGCTTCAGGCTTCTCATCAATAGTTAGGAGTAGACTTCCATCTGATTGGTGGATTAGTGAGAAGATTAGGGGTGAAGACACCAATATCTGTTATCGTGAGATCGTTGAAACTAAGGTTGATTTCGACACCAAGTATGCCATGATCTATCTATCTAAGAGGATAGCCCCTGGAGGTTATTGGTGGCTTTTCCCGAAGAGGAGTAATGTGGTTAATGTTGGTTTAGGTGTTCAACCCACAGTGAATGCTCCAAATCCAAGGGTTAATTATATGCGCTTCATAGCTTCTAGACCTGAATTTAAGGGTGCAAGGGTTATTGATTCTGGTGGTGGTATTGTTCCAACTAGGAGACCTATATACTGCCCTGTGGGCAATGGTGTTTTAGCTGTGGGGGATGCCCTTGCTGCATGTAATCCAATTCATGGTGGTGGGATAGGACCTTCACTTATCAGTGCAAAGCATGCTGCTGAAGTAATTTTGGAAGTTTTGGAGCATGGTTCACCATCCATGGATAATTTGTGGAGTTACTGTTTGAGGTATATTTCGGATTATGGTTTGAAGCAGTCATCACTGGATTTGTTTAGAATGTTTCTTCAGAAGCTTTCAGATGATGATTTAAATTTCGCATTTAAACAGAATGTAATTTCCGGTGATGATGTTGATAGGATTGGGAGGGTTGGTGAATTGAATTTGGGTGTTGTGGGTAAGGTTGGTAGAGCTTTAAAGCTTATTTCAAGGCCATCCCTACTATATAAGTTGAAGGTCGTCGTGGATTATATGGGTAAAATTAAAGCTTTATATGGGGAGTATCCCAGAGATCCTAAGGGGTTCCCTGCTTGGAGGGATCGTGTGGAAAAATTGATATGTGAATTTATGGAGCATATTTCATAGCTCCACGAATCCCACACCATTCTTTATTGATATTTTTGTATTGTACTTTTCAGATAGTTTAGCCACAGTCTCCAGTATCTTGTTAGCCTTTGCTCCTGTGGCAAGTACTGGTCTCCCCCTATTAGCTCTATTCCTCTCCCTACATAGATCCACTGGGTATAACTTAATTTCCTCTAAATTTCCATCATTGAATGTTACATATGCCAATATACTCTCCCAATACTCTTCCTTATCCGTGAACCATTTGAATCCCATGAATGCTGTTTCCGGACTCCCCTTCTCTCTAGCATCATATAGGTCTGCTGTTGTTGAATCCCAGTTTAATCCATATCTTTCATATAGGTCTGCTGGCTGCTTCCTTATTAGATCGTTTTGGAATATGAAGTTTCCTAGACTGTAGAATATTGGTTTCTTCTTGTAGATTTCTATCCCCCTTAACACGTGTGGTCCATGTCCAATGAATACATCGACACCTTCATCTATGCATTTCCTAGCGAAATCCTCTACGAATTGTTGTGGTTCGAATATGCTTTTACCCCTCTCATGGTCGTGTAGGGAGAATAGTACGTAATCAGCCATCCTCCTTGCATTTCTAATAGCCTTAATATTCCCCTCCAAATCCCTCTTATTAACCTCATATTTCACTTCAATTTTAGTTGACTTCTTGAATTTCTGTCCAAGAATCCTAATTTCATCTACATCCTCTTTAACTTCTATTCCCATCATCTTTGCAATGATCACTAGGTTTTTGAAGATTTCCTCAGTGACTTCTATGGTTATTGTGTATCTGAGGGGGTTTAGTCCAGGTCTACCTTGCATATCTGGTCTAGCTTCACCTGCTCTGGCTTCTGTTGGGAATGATGTGGCTGCCGATATTAATGCAACTCTCCCCTTTGATGTTTCAAGGTATTTTGGTTCCCTAGCTTCTCCAAGATTCATCCCTACACCTGCATGTACGATGCCTACTCTATCTAGGTTTTTTGATGTTTCAATTAAGCCTATCTCCCTATAATCCATGGCATGATTGTTTGCTCTACTAACAATGTTGAATCCCATCCACTTCAATTCATCTGCAATATAACTTTCATTGCCAGCATACGTTCCACCACTTTGAACTGCTGGATATCCTTTGAAATCATTTATTAAAACTTCACAGTTTGTGAATCTCACATCTGCAGACCTTATTATCTCCACTAGTTTTAGGAATAATGGTTCTGTGAATGCTGAGATTCTTGTGGCTATGAATGAGTCTCCAGTTAATGCTATGCTTAAACGTTTACCATTTGATTGCATTACTCATCGCATTTATCTATTTAAATTCTCTTTATAGCCCTTTTCATACTCGAAATATACCTTTAAATTGGTT contains:
- a CDS encoding TldD/PmbA family protein, whose product is MILGKDACLEIASKVLNEALKAGATQAEVTLINSTSYLTRFANSVIHQNVGEKTVNIILKTVIGKRISSVTANEITDEAITNLVQTGIKLAKISEENPDFVSLPEPEPIPRITGLYVRETAECTAKRRAEIVKGIIDSAHSLSSKVDSVSGALTTTANEYCIVNSLGINAYTKLTAADVNVTVIAKEGDSEGFGYSEDISRNVRNLNPEALGVEAAERAVKSLNPKTLEPGEYEVILEPYAVQTALAYTAQGFSAEAYQNGMSFMNDVMGKKVMSENFTLWDDGTDKRGMAVPFDAEGVPKKKVILVEDGVPKGLVYDSFTAHKEGKKSTGHSGRFAPMPSHMFIKPGDATKEEMIKETKRGILVTYFHYVRTVHAKTITITGMTRNGTWYIENGEIKYPVKNLRFTDSMLKAYGNIDLIGKEVKVLGGINNSVVVPPLKIRKFLFTGVTEF
- a CDS encoding MFS transporter, with the translated sequence MKSDSAKNQKALMIYNFFSRATMNIGMSYNGVYAAEVIGLKSDEFGIVGAISTILTQLTQPIWGRISDKKNVRKYFIAIGELGAGIIIALTFTLKSFPQYLLASAILWIMWSGAYTCLQALLGDITVKSGRGSMIGSMEFVGGMGAIVAVTIVGSLIDAYGYISALMASVVFTAIAVIPILTIRENVESEVGGEKTSWKMDVTRDYKIYLALSTIWWGVMSISWPLFSLMQVKVFNLSKTEIAIISVAGSFGQMIMMPVWGKLADRYGRRKLIVLACASTSIWSLAYAISQNYIQLLILNTIGSILGSSINIIPWIYLLDVTPKKRSRATLIALYNTVTGFSQAIGQYVGGEIAIQIGLRETMMLNSAMRLIFAIPMLILRETLTRRQ
- a CDS encoding CapA family protein — its product is MQSNGKRLSIALTGDSFIATRISAFTEPLFLKLVEIIRSADVRFTNCEVLINDFKGYPAVQSGGTYAGNESYIADELKWMGFNIVSRANNHAMDYREIGLIETSKNLDRVGIVHAGVGMNLGEAREPKYLETSKGRVALISAATSFPTEARAGEARPDMQGRPGLNPLRYTITIEVTEEIFKNLVIIAKMMGIEVKEDVDEIRILGQKFKKSTKIEVKYEVNKRDLEGNIKAIRNARRMADYVLFSLHDHERGKSIFEPQQFVEDFARKCIDEGVDVFIGHGPHVLRGIEIYKKKPIFYSLGNFIFQNDLIRKQPADLYERYGLNWDSTTADLYDAREKGSPETAFMGFKWFTDKEEYWESILAYVTFNDGNLEEIKLYPVDLCRERNRANRGRPVLATGAKANKILETVAKLSEKYNTKISIKNGVGFVEL
- a CDS encoding DASS family sodium-coupled anion symporter translates to MSFKNVVKFLLGPILFIVSIILPPLPMVSEAAGIVHAPISNAPQVALAVMIWIASWWVFEVVPLGVTALLAPIIFSTLGFVSWQDSLTSFMDPIIWVFIGGFAIASAFQIWGLNKRIAFNLSTIYRGSNPMFAAFFIACLPAFILTITGSITASTTIVYPIAMAYLSSIGFMKGSSFAEATMLSLAQASTAGAMLFLISTPPNLVAKKVIESCCPNVTITFLDWFIVGGIQAFIGLIVSWILTFKLIGIEVSEINLSRASIEDKVKSLGPMSTGEKMVLLVFLITLSLWLTPGILMMISNFYPQYGYVAGLIKNVLPEALPSILAVFLLCLLRVNGRPLLTWDDFETGVDWNVIFLFGGGIAMSKALTGSGFSEWMALIMSSSQFEWARSVWGVSALSAILSFLITYPASNTAAALIACPLAATIAQSVGVNPIPAVLSAALAASISSALPSTTPPMAIVYGSGYVRLWSMFKVGMISDIVRLIILIILEPYLVNVMLALKGLA
- a CDS encoding HAD family hydrolase, yielding MIKAVFVDFWKTLVAPRVSEDEYFAFRAKCLAEALMGFGYTFDFNRVLSAHKSSRRICDAVRESYFIEVPLDLELKVFLSLLDVYERGQNFMASLRNAYMRPLFNLTLTVDGAYSFLKNVRGMGFMVGLISNVYTDLEVFDVLKRYGLYDFFDSMILSYIVGFRKPKPEIFKFALNSLHVNPDEAVMVGDDYNADIMGALNIGMKAIWFTNDHSVEYPFKADNFNSILNIIVNFSRNHHSLPPS
- a CDS encoding TldD/PmbA family protein; translation: MEDVIQRALDTALKGGATYADIRIVEITTENIVTRNAKVRNLVVGKSRGMGIRVLYKGAWGFSSNYEVTPTEAEKVAKEALKIAKASAMVKKKDVKLAPVKPVKDSYKTPYQKDPFKVPIEEKIKLLIESDKEAMAVGKEIRVASSTMQARRENKIFASSEGAYIIQEITWCGASQTAVAIGYGDMQDRSFDGRNYNTGGYEIIEAINLPERARESAVEAVKLLQAKNCPSMITDVIIGGSQLALQIHESCGHPTELDRALGAEAAYAGTSFLTPDKLGKFRYGSDIVNLVADATVPGGLGTFGYDDEGVPAQRVYLIKNGIFVNYLSDRTSAGELGLESTGAARASGWNRIPIVRMTNINLEPGDWDFEELVRETKHGIYMETNRSWSIDDKRLNFQFGTQIAYIIENGEMKELVKNAVYTGITYEFWRNCDAICNKKYWKMYGTPNCGKGQPGQMMYVGHGTAPARFKNIRVFGGVRT
- a CDS encoding NAD(P)/FAD-dependent oxidoreductase → MGELSMGAYDVIVVGAGTAGCYASYLLGKGGLKVALLERKGFNDIGYKVCGDAIGKHHFDNLSLSYPSGEELDCIFSGVKIYSPDEEHSIIVPGEGFGVNRKAFGRRLLNMALDVGVDLFSSFHVSKPLVEGGFVVGVEGVDREGHTVQIKSSVVIDASGFSSIVRSRLPSDWWISEKIRGEDTNICYREIVETKVDFDTKYAMIYLSKRIAPGGYWWLFPKRSNVVNVGLGVQPTVNAPNPRVNYMRFIASRPEFKGARVIDSGGGIVPTRRPIYCPVGNGVLAVGDALAACNPIHGGGIGPSLISAKHAAEVILEVLEHGSPSMDNLWSYCLRYISDYGLKQSSLDLFRMFLQKLSDDDLNFAFKQNVISGDDVDRIGRVGELNLGVVGKVGRALKLISRPSLLYKLKVVVDYMGKIKALYGEYPRDPKGFPAWRDRVEKLICEFMEHIS